In Sphaerospermopsis torques-reginae ITEP-024, the genomic window GTTTATGTGAGAATTAAAAATGAGAAAATTTACATTGAGGAAGATTGGACGGAGGAAGGTATTGCAACGGAGTTATTAAGGGAAGGTGTACCAAAAGAAGATATTGTTTTAGCTTTTCATGATCCTGAAACTCGGAAGTTTACAGAGTTTGCTGTTGCTTAATATTTTCACTTGATCCTAAATTTCAGGACTTACGTAACTAGCATATTAGTAGGTTGTGTCAGACAGTATAAATCAGGTTGATTAGTTTACAGAAAGCAGCCGAAATCATGGAAATGGATACAGAAATATTTTTGAAACTTTTAGAATTAATGGGAATAGATTTTTCCCTGAAGGGGAGACGAAATAAGCTACAAGACAGACTCTATAAGCCTCATAGCTCTTAGACCTTGTTGATAATTCTTACGTTTATTGCGATTTAATCTCATTAATTCCATGACCATATCCATACAAATTTCCTTGAAATTAACCCAAGTTTGACCATATAATCCAATATAAAAACTACTATGTCTCCGTTCTGTTCGACCATATTCTTTGATGCGGGAAACATATTTCTGTATTCCTTTACGTTTGATTTGTTGACCTTGAATTGTTGCGGAAGAGTAAGCAATTGCTATTAATAAAACCAGAGAAATAAAGCGTTCACCAGTTACATTAGTCTCTTCTAAATTGTAGCCTCCTTTTTTGAAATCTCTAAACATTTCTTCTATATCAAATCTCCTTTTGTATGCAGCAATAGCTAATTCCAGACTATCAAAATTGGTTAAGATAAACCACCCTTCTTTGGGTGATACTCCGTTGATTTTACGCTTCCATTTACACGCCACATTAAAACTGATGAAACCACGAGTCTTTGTTACCTTCACGCCTTTAATAAAAAACGATACGCCCGGTGCTAAACCAAGACTATTTAGCTCATAAAAAATATCTTTTTCAAATTCTACAAATTCGTTCTTTTTTAATCGCAGGCAAAAGTATACACCCAAGCTCTGAAGGTACTTAGCGAGTTTTACTGAACAAAATTCTCTATCACCTAATACACATACCTTATAGTTTTGAAAAAGTGGCATTACTTTCGCTAATAACTGTTGTTGCTCAGATATGTTACTGTTCCCTAATTTTGGCAATAATTTAAAATATATGGGAAATGCTCTTTTATCCCAAATTACACTCACCATAAATAAATTTATTCGATTCCAATTGGTTCTATCAATTGCTACATAAATTATTTTTTCCTTGGTAAAGTATATTGATAACCATTCCTGAATAATGGGAAACCAAATTTTTTCAATTGTTAGATTTGGTAATGATAAAAATCTTTGTATTCTTTTTCTTCTACTTTCAAATTTAATTGGTAACGGTACGCCATTCGCTAACCTTTCTAAATTCACATTTTTAATTGACTGTAAGATGTTCACCAAAATTTTGAGGAACAGATATTCTGCTAAACTCAATTGACTTTTTAAGTGCTTTTGATAGAATAAGGGTAACATTTTCATTCTTATTGGTCTTATTGACAATAGCTGACCTATCTTTTTTTACCATAAATCGTTACGTTCTTTATACCGTCTTGTTTTCAGCCTTGTTTGTCGCCCCGTCAGGATTTTTCCTATCTTACCATTGAAGATATCGCTATAGAAAAAACTGGTAAGCATCATGAAAATAGATCACTCACTAAATTTTGACCTAGAGAAACTATGAATATTCACAAACCTCATTTACGGCAATTCACCATTAGGCAATCTTTTACTCGCTCTCTAATAGGGGGTTTTGTTTGGCTGGGAATAGCATCATCTATTCCATTGATAGGGGCTTTTTTGGTAGGAAACGGTGATAGATTAATATGCCAAAGAGAAAAATCTTCTGAAGGAAAGTGTGAATTTATTCGAGAAAGATTTTTAGATCATACAAGAGTAGCATTTCCATTATCTGCACTGACGACTAAGGTAACAAGATCAGTCAAACCCGATGATGAAGGAAAATACTGCTACTTTCCTACTATAGTGGTGCAAGAAACTTTTTCCACTGCAATATTAAC contains:
- a CDS encoding IS4 family transposase, with product MLPLFYQKHLKSQLSLAEYLFLKILVNILQSIKNVNLERLANGVPLPIKFESRRKRIQRFLSLPNLTIEKIWFPIIQEWLSIYFTKEKIIYVAIDRTNWNRINLFMVSVIWDKRAFPIYFKLLPKLGNSNISEQQQLLAKVMPLFQNYKVCVLGDREFCSVKLAKYLQSLGVYFCLRLKKNEFVEFEKDIFYELNSLGLAPGVSFFIKGVKVTKTRGFISFNVACKWKRKINGVSPKEGWFILTNFDSLELAIAAYKRRFDIEEMFRDFKKGGYNLEETNVTGERFISLVLLIAIAYSSATIQGQQIKRKGIQKYVSRIKEYGRTERRHSSFYIGLYGQTWVNFKEICMDMVMELMRLNRNKRKNYQQGLRAMRLIESVL